One genomic region from uncultured Cohaesibacter sp. encodes:
- a CDS encoding marine proteobacterial sortase target protein, whose amino-acid sequence MTLPDTNANDRTSDRKRKRHTIELSAYAERKSPISRIFKLWIGAYAFAICAALVIAFGKPAHSAPSQISTEQDTPTAQPLLLTPDDMQSGGLLFKAKEAGKYIEAPKVATDIKIDVTGPIARAVVTQKFLNPSDAWVEGIYVFPLPDTAAVDELRMKIGERMIEGQIKPKEEARQIYETAKQQGKKASLLEQHRPNLFTNAVANIGPRDSITIQIEYQQSIPRKDEEFSLRVPLVVAPRYNPLDKPLKPVIDLKPNQADNASGWGTTDPVPDREAITAPVLDPKTEGKSNPVTLSVKLKAGFPLDNVVSHYHDVVVKPEGSDTMTLSLKGEAVPADKDFLLTWSGKPSETPNLGLFTQTLKDDPNQRQTGDGQSKDARDENEEEESLLESEAEHYLLAYITPPYKLATELKVPPREVIFVIDQSGSMDGPSIRQARESLIEALGQLKPEDTFQIIRFNNDMAQLFPSPQPADKEHITTARYWVAAIEANGGTEMLPAMQAALRDQNPDAPTLRQVIFLTDGAIGNERQLFETVKSDMGRSRIFTVGIGSAPNSFFMSRAAEVGRGTFTQIGNITEVKSKMAELFTQLTTPVATDLSITFANGKDIEASPSALPDLYKGEPVVVAFKGKDLGQELTLTGRFDNQPWSMTVDITKAAPSNAIDKLWARGKIRQLENERLLATDPASFDKRIEALGLTHHLVTRLTSLVAVDVTPSRPQNQSLDSKKVPLNLPDGWKMESVFGESAPMMDTGIDATIAPAPQAGNRTAGLITLAPAAMKAMKMTSAPQSGPTQVALAPTGGNQILLPKTATRSDLLILLGIALLTLAGALMAWIQWRKIRPELR is encoded by the coding sequence ATGACATTGCCTGACACCAACGCAAATGACCGGACAAGCGACAGGAAAAGAAAGCGCCATACAATAGAACTGAGCGCCTATGCCGAACGCAAAAGTCCCATTTCAAGAATTTTTAAGCTCTGGATCGGAGCCTATGCATTTGCGATCTGTGCAGCTCTCGTCATAGCCTTTGGAAAGCCAGCCCATTCGGCCCCTTCGCAAATATCTACCGAACAGGACACTCCCACGGCGCAGCCACTGCTTCTCACCCCCGATGACATGCAATCGGGCGGCTTGTTGTTCAAGGCCAAGGAAGCGGGCAAATATATCGAGGCGCCGAAGGTGGCGACGGATATCAAGATCGATGTCACCGGACCGATCGCCCGCGCTGTGGTTACGCAGAAATTCCTCAACCCGAGCGACGCCTGGGTCGAGGGCATCTATGTTTTCCCCCTGCCAGACACCGCCGCCGTGGATGAACTGCGAATGAAAATCGGCGAGCGCATGATCGAAGGCCAGATCAAGCCCAAAGAAGAAGCCCGCCAAATTTACGAAACCGCCAAACAGCAAGGCAAGAAAGCCAGCCTGCTGGAGCAGCATCGCCCCAATCTCTTCACCAACGCCGTCGCCAATATCGGTCCGAGGGATTCCATTACCATCCAGATCGAATATCAGCAAAGCATTCCGCGCAAGGATGAAGAATTCTCCCTGCGCGTGCCGCTGGTCGTCGCGCCGCGTTACAATCCCCTCGACAAGCCCCTCAAACCCGTCATTGATCTCAAGCCCAACCAGGCCGACAATGCCAGCGGCTGGGGCACGACAGATCCGGTTCCCGATCGTGAGGCAATCACCGCCCCCGTGCTTGACCCGAAAACTGAGGGCAAGAGCAATCCTGTTACGCTCAGCGTCAAGCTGAAGGCCGGTTTCCCTCTCGATAATGTCGTCAGCCACTATCATGATGTGGTGGTCAAGCCCGAAGGCAGCGACACCATGACCCTCTCGCTCAAGGGAGAAGCCGTACCAGCCGACAAGGACTTCCTGCTCACATGGAGTGGCAAGCCAAGTGAAACGCCCAATCTTGGTCTCTTTACCCAGACCCTCAAAGACGACCCCAACCAGCGGCAGACCGGCGATGGGCAAAGCAAGGACGCCAGAGATGAAAATGAGGAAGAGGAAAGTCTGCTGGAAAGCGAAGCAGAACACTATCTGTTGGCCTATATCACTCCACCTTACAAACTGGCGACCGAGCTGAAAGTCCCCCCACGCGAAGTGATTTTCGTCATCGACCAGTCCGGCTCCATGGATGGCCCCTCCATCCGGCAAGCACGCGAAAGCCTGATAGAAGCACTGGGCCAGCTCAAGCCGGAAGACACATTCCAGATCATCCGTTTCAACAATGACATGGCGCAGCTCTTCCCTTCGCCCCAACCGGCAGATAAAGAGCATATCACCACCGCGCGCTATTGGGTCGCGGCGATTGAAGCCAACGGCGGCACAGAAATGTTGCCAGCCATGCAGGCCGCCCTCAGGGATCAAAATCCCGATGCTCCGACCCTGCGTCAGGTTATTTTCCTCACCGATGGTGCCATTGGCAACGAACGCCAGCTGTTTGAAACCGTCAAATCCGACATGGGCCGCTCCCGTATCTTCACGGTCGGCATAGGATCTGCTCCGAACAGCTTCTTCATGTCTCGCGCAGCAGAAGTCGGGCGCGGCACCTTCACCCAGATCGGCAACATCACCGAAGTGAAGAGCAAGATGGCGGAGCTTTTCACCCAGCTCACCACGCCAGTCGCCACCGACCTCAGCATCACTTTTGCGAACGGCAAGGATATCGAGGCCTCTCCGAGTGCGTTGCCTGATCTCTATAAGGGAGAGCCGGTTGTGGTTGCCTTCAAGGGCAAAGATCTGGGTCAGGAACTGACCCTTACAGGCCGGTTTGACAACCAGCCATGGTCGATGACCGTCGACATCACCAAAGCTGCACCTTCCAATGCAATCGACAAATTGTGGGCCCGAGGCAAGATCCGCCAGTTGGAGAATGAACGCCTGCTTGCGACAGATCCGGCGTCTTTCGACAAGAGGATCGAGGCCCTCGGACTCACACATCATCTGGTCACGCGCCTGACGAGCCTCGTCGCCGTTGACGTCACCCCATCACGCCCGCAAAATCAGTCCTTGGACAGCAAGAAGGTTCCACTAAACCTGCCCGATGGCTGGAAAATGGAAAGCGTGTTTGGTGAGAGTGCACCGATGATGGACACCGGCATTGATGCAACCATTGCCCCGGCACCTCAGG